Part of the Bos indicus isolate NIAB-ARS_2022 breed Sahiwal x Tharparkar chromosome 29, NIAB-ARS_B.indTharparkar_mat_pri_1.0, whole genome shotgun sequence genome is shown below.
GGCCAGCCAGAGGGGGGCCTGCCACTCTCTCTGGTTCTAACGAGGAGCACAAAGGGAGCTCCCGCCCCtccacacagcgaggaaacagaAACTGTGCCCTGCAGTGCAAAGGCAAGCTTGCGGGTGGAATTACAGCCCCCAAAGGATCTAATTAAAACAAagttgcaggacttccctggtggcacagtggataagcaTCTGCTTGAcagtgcagaggacatgagtttgatccctggtctgggaagatttcccaTGCCGCCGAGCAACTAAGCAAGTGTGcaacaactattgagcctgtgctctagagcctgcaagcagCAATGACTGAGCCCACGTGTCATGATTGAAGCCTGCCTGCCCTGGCGCCTGTGAGCCACACCGAATGAgccctgtgccacaactgctgaagcgccttgagcccatgctccgcaacaagagaagccactgcagtgagaagcctgtgcgccgcaactggagagtagcccccgctttctacccctagagaaagcctgcttgcagcAAGGAAGatacagcgcagccaaaaaaacaacCCATAAACAGAAGCGATACTATAACAAATTccacaaagacttttaaaaaatgatctacatcaaaaaatcttggggaaaaaaaagtcaaaaaagaattttggaaattttatcattattattttaattttttttgaagctgtgtgattctgttgtattttttattttttggctgcaccacacagcatgtggagtcttagtcccccaaccagggatcgaacctgcaccccctgcattggaagtgctgaAGCTAAACCATTGGATCACCACGAAAGtccaaaaaaaagcatttttaaattttcttgtcttGCTAACTGGTGAGGTGGTGAGAAATGACGAACTACAGAGGACCACTCTGGCCTCCTGCCCCATTTCTAAGAACCACCTCTTATTTCACATGCATGCTGTTCGCTCCCTCGGAACCAGCCCCCGACTCCCCTGAGAAGTTCCGATGACTACTCCCCAACACTGCAGTGTCTGGCCTGAAATCCCTGACACTGCAGTGACCCTGGAGATCTTGGACTGGCCACTTGGGCTCACGGACGGACCAGTTAGAAGGGATCTCAGAGGAAACTGGGGCACAGAACGGGCACTGGCTGCCTCAGACAGACCCTGTTTTTCCACACCAGGAACATGGGCTGCCTGAATCTGTGTGAAATCTGTGTAAGAGACGAGGCCACCGGAACTGGAGTTCAAGTCACCAGAATGACAGCTTCCTTAGCTTGAAAAGGTGATGCGTTTCTTCCCTTAGAAGCATCCAGAGCACCATTTCTTAAACTTTAGCCtggaaaggtccatatagccaaagctatggcttttctactaatcatgtatggacgtgagagctggacaatagaaaaaggctgagtgtcaaagaactgatgcttttgaactgtggtgttggagaaaactcttgagagatcaaaccagtcaatcccaaagggaagaaaccctggatatccattggaaggactgatgctgaagctgaagctccagtactttgactacctgatgcaaagagtgaaCTCGTTGgaagagaccttgatgctggaaaagattgaagggggCGAGATTGAAAAGATTGAAGGATGAGACAATtaaatggcatcaccagttcaatgcacatgagtttgagcaaagtccgggagataatgaaagactgggaagcctggcgtgctgcagttcatgggacacgactgagggtcggacacgactgagcaactgaacaacaacagaagatCACAGTGAGAGTTTTGTGCAACACTGATTCCCAGGCCCCAGCCTCAGAGGTTCTGATTCCGTCAGttcagggtggggcctgggactCTGCCTTTCTAACCCCCCCTAGGAAGTCCTCTTGCTGCTGCTCCATGAACCACGCTGGGATCACCCCGACCTTACCCACTGTGTTAGTTCGGGTGAAGGCTAAAGAGATGTCAGAATGCAGCAGCCCAGGGCGGCCAGTCAGCAGTGTTCACTGAGTCCCTGGGTTCCAGGAGCCCCCTATATCCTCACCAGTGGCCCCTATTTCCAGCCAACAGTGAGGAAACTCCTCTGAAGCAAGCGATGGGCAATTTGCACACATTTCTTCTGCTCACATGTCGCTAGCAAGAAGCCAAGCAGCAGTCCCCACCGAGGGGAACAGAGCCTCACTCAGCGGCCGCGTGCCCAGCGGCCATGCTGTGAGAAGGGAAGAATGCTTAGGGTCCTGTCTGCTGCTGTTTCACATGATCCCATAAACAAGGGATCCGAAGAGCACACGGGGAGGTCGAGTCCGGGTGAATCTGAGCTTAGGTGTCTTGTGGGAGACGGTCACAAGCCCCAGGCAGAGCAGGATAGCAGAGCAACTGAGCTCTGGAGGCGGAGGCGCAGATGCGTGCAGGCGAGCTGTGTAAAGCAGCAGCCGTGCGGCCTGGGACGGGTGACGCGCTGTCTCTGAGCCAAGGCCACCTCCTGTGTGAACCGTGGTGATAACACCGTGATTGTCTTTATACGGGGGCCCCAGTAAATGGCAGGCATCCCAGGCGTTCAGGTCACCATGCGTGGGCGGAGGGGGCCCTGGTTGATCCCAGACTAGATTAGGATGTCTGCTCACTTTATTTGCCAATTAAGTGAACCTTTTCAGCTAGTTTTTAATTCCCCTTTAGCAATAGAGATGGTGAAGAAAACAAGTGCCCTCAATGGGATTGGGCTAGGCAGACACTACTCCGCTGGAGACCCcaagaggggctgggggaggggatctCAGTGGAAGCCGGTAAGAGGGTGCCCGGGAGGACGGTGTGGTGGTTGGAGTGAAGGATGGAGGTTAGGACTGCGCTTCATTTCACAAGCATTTATCAGGCTCCTTCAAGCATGGGGCTCCGTGCTGGGAAACGACCAGAAATAGGACCCTTGACCTCAAGGAGCACCCAGTCTAATTGGGAAGCCGAGAAGCAAACCCGCAACCATGATTAAGTATAGGCCAAGGCTGTGATCAAGGCATGGGGATGAGCAGAAAGGTCTGGAAACCCCAGAGTCAGTTCCGGGCAGGGGGAGGCAAGCCAAGGAAGAACTCCAGGAGACAGGCCCAGGTTGGAGCTGGCTCAGCCCTGGGATGGGGGAGTCAGCCTGCAAGCACTGCCCACTGCTGGCTGAGAGGAAAGGAACCTTCTAGATGGGAGGCGATGAGAGAGTACGGCTTGTTCAGGGACCTCAAGCAGGACTGGGCTGCTgagaacagaaggagaagaaagctggggggcagaggggaggagggggccttTTCCTGAAGGTGACGGAGTCACTGAAGGATTCTGGACTAGAGGAGGCATAAAGGCTACCCTCAAGTCCTGCACGGAGAGGTTTGAAGGGAAGTGAGGTGGGGGGCCAATGAGGATCTCCTCACTCAAATCCAGGGAGGGTGGTTAGCACCAGGCAGCTCTTAAAGAGGCAAAGTCACAGgacgggtggggtggggggcccagAATGTCACCAGCACCGCTGGCTCTGAGTTTACTTCTCAGATTTAGGAAGCCAAGGAATCAGGGCACGTGCTGCCAAGAGGCCCAGGCCAGCCTTGGACTTTGGGGGCGGGGCGCGCCAGggaccccaggcctcctgctCCCATGCCGTCTCCCCAGCCCCATCTGGTCTGAGCACTGGAGGTGACTTGGTAAAAGGGGGTTCACCCTCTGCATCAGACCCACAAGTCAGTGCTCTCAGCTTGGCCTCCAGTCTGGGCAGGTGGGCGGTGGTCCCTCCAGGGAGCTGCCGGAGTCGCCCGGCGGCTCACCCCCAGGAGAGGAGGAGGTGCTCGTAGCTGAGGAAGGTGACAGCGTTGACGGGAAAGGCGCGGGCACTGTTGATGGTGAGCCCCCGGAAGAAGACCCCCAGTCCTTCCTGCCGGGCGCTGCTCACCATGCAGTCCAGCAGACCCCCGTAGGCCCTTTGCTTCAGCCCCGCCATCTGCATCCGGGACTTGATCACGTCCAGGGGGGTGGCGGCGACCCAGGAGGTGATGCCGGCAAAGCCCCCTGCCACCAGCACTGTGCCCGAGCCTGGGGGGCAGGAGTGGAGAGGCATTCAGCCGAGGGACGAAACAGCCCCCGTCACAGTCCCCCTCCCcgtcctccccttccttcctcctctctgtcccccGCCCTCTGACGCCACTTCACTTACTGGGGGTCTGGCCGTCCGGCGTGAATTGGCGACACAGCCACTCATAGGTGACGAAATAGATTCCCAGAGTGGGGGTGTCCCTCAGGGTCAGGGCCCAGGCTCCCCGGAACAGCCCCCGGGGCCCCTCGGCCTGGAAGATGGAGGCCGCACAGTGCATGGGCCCCCGGTACCGGGGCGGGGGGCTCCCCGGCTTAGCCCTGGGCTCCGTCTGGTTTTGTAGCCGGACTTTGATGAGATCAAAGGGAGCCAAGCAGTAGGCCTGtagggaaggaagcaggaagggCCTGGGCGGACCTTGGGACAGGAACAATCCCTCCGAGTTGTCTTGACGGGAGGAAGGCAGCGAGCAGACACGGCAGCATCTTTCCGCAGGGCCTCGCGGGCTCCCGTGGCCGCTCTCAGCCTCTCTCACGCGCAGTGGGGAACGGGCCAGAGACCCCTGACAGCAAGGAGGCCTGGCCCTCTCCTCGGCCGAACTTGCTGACACACCCATGGCGCTAAAGAAAGAGTTCCCTAGCGGGCCAGTgcttaggactcggtgctttcattgccatggctggggcccaaaaaaaacaaaaagagaattcCATCTGTGCTCACAAAACCGCGGGGGATGGACCCCTCCCCACGGATAAAGAGGTCACCTCGATAGTGTTGAGGACTCAACTTCATAGACTCCTCCGGCCTCACCTGCTGCCAGACGCCTCTCAGaggcccctgggtggggaaattGGCCTCACAAAGCCCCAGTCTCTAGCGTCCCAAGAAGGTGGGTGACAGGGTGGGATCTGACGGTCCTCGAACACGATGGCTGAGGCGGACGAGACAGATGTGGGGTAACATTGGTGCTGGGGGCTcggagggaagggaggggccgAGGTGTGAGTCAGGGGTGCAACTAGGGCACGTTCAGGTGAGGACTGAAGTCCCAGCCGAGATCGGCACATCATTTCTGGActtgggtgttttttgtttttctttcgtGGAAGGTACCCAAGCTCGCAGCCCTGGAGACGGCTGACGGCGGCGGAGCCTGCAGGCTGGCTCTGGTGGTGATCTTTAGAGGGTGGCAGTTGGCTTACTTACTCCCCCACAGGAAGGGCCGTGGGCTGGGGTCCCTCCCTGTGAGGTGGTGCTGTGATGTCACCCTCCCAGCAGAGCCCATGGGCAGTACAGAGCTGAGGGCTGCTCTGGGGGGTGGGTCCCTGGGGGTGAAGACATGGCTGGGCCAAAGGCAGGGTGGCGGGGAGGGGTGGGCTCgggtccctgccctccccaccctgtgCCCACCACAGGGGCCGTGGGGATGTCAGACACTATACCAGACTTAGCCGAGTCAAATGCAACTTTTGTACACAAGAGGTTGTCATTCCCTGCTTTATGCTAACTAGAGTCTTCCTGTCCATCTCCAtgcaaaatatacattttccGTCCCAGGTGGAAATCAGAGCCTTGGTCTTGGTAGTAAACGGGGCTCCATGTGGTCCCTGGACCCTATCCCCATCAATGACTGGACAGTCCCCAGTTCCACCATCTGTTCTGCTTTCTGAGGAaccagagaggaaggaaatggagaagttGGGCCCGGTTGAGCCTAAATCAGGCCACTTGGCCTGGAGGCTCACTCTCTTCCTTGTTTTTGCTGGATGCATGTCTCAGGGTTTGGGAAATATGCAGGCATGAACCCCGCACTAGGGGCAGAAGCAAAGCCTGGACCTTTCACGTCTCATGAATTATTAATTCACTCAATGAGCCCCTGACTCTGTTCTTTGTCCTTGCTCTCTACCCTGAAGTGGACAGAGCATCAGGGCAGGTGTCAAGTAGAGGGTGACCTGGGGTACTAGCTGGGGGGGCGTGGAGCCAGGTGCACACCCTTGGACCTCTGCACTCAGGGCCCCCCTTAGCTAGGGCTCCCCCTGCTGCCctgtcccctccaccccaccccccaaaacccAGTACTCGAGCGCTGAGAACAAAGACCAGAACCAAATGGTTAGTCACTTAATAATTAACACCCTGGACCTCTCCCAGCGAGATCTGTGGATGGGCCACAGGTGAGGGTCAGAGACGGCAACAGAACCCCCCCCCGAGGTGGGCACCAACGGCTGTCCTCCTGGCACTGTCTCCCCCCTCACCCCAGCTCTCTTGCCCCTTGCCCCTTCTGTTCTCCATGACTCTCCCCTCCAGACCTGCAGCCTAGAAGGCCACTGCTCGGCCAGGTCAGGTCCCAGGAGCAGGCCTTTCCCCACCACTCCTCACGTTCCCCTTGAGAAGGCCGGGGGTCTGTGGCTGTGGGTCACTAGAGGTGGGTTGGAGGGAAAGGAGTGAACTGATCATCActatgcaagtgtgtgtgtgtgtgtgcgtgtgtgcgtgtgtgcgcgcgcCTGTGCACCCCCTCACCTGCAGGAACCCCCCGGTGCAGCCAGCTATGAAGACGTGTGTGTAGCTGGGCGGCTGGGCCCGCCGCTCCTGGTGGGAGGTGGCCGTCAGCGCCAGCAGGGCGTTGCTGTAGACCCCGAACAGGACGGAGTTGACCACAGCTATGCTGGCGATGGGGAAACTCATCCCTTTGAagaagcccaggagctgcagagaCACGGTGCGAGCTGGCTAGGGGCTCTGGGAGCCTCCCATTGGCCCTCTTCAGGCCTGGCACAGCCTCCTCTGGCTGGAAACCACTCCCAAGTCCGCCCACAGGCAGGTGGAGGCTGGCTAAGGCCGGGGATGGCCTCAGCTCCACTTTGGGGGGCATGAAGCTACTGTTCAGCCCATCCCCTGGTGGCCCCAGACTTgggtcttctttctctcttcccggGGGCAGAGCCCTGCTGGGAGAGAAGGAAGCTGGCCCCGACAGTCCAGAGGCCTCCCATATGCAAACCCCGCAACGCAGGCCACCCACCGACTCATGGCGGTAAGTCTTGACCATACAGTCAACGATGCCCCGGTATGTGGTCTGGGTCTGCAGCCGCACCTGGACAGGGAGGACAGAGCAGGCGGGAAGGCCGGGTGTCCAGCCGGCTCATTCCTTGGGCCCTTTGGGCAGGACCCCAGCAGGGCAGGAGAGGCGGAGAGAGTCTCCGCGAGCCAGGCCCTGCTCTCTCCCTGATGTCTGCTTCAGGCGACATCGTTCCTTCCTTGGGCGCCTCCCCTAGACTCACCTTCACAGTGTCAAAGGGGTGTCCCAGGACCAAGCCCAGAGCTCCTGTGGGGACGAGAAGGTGCTAGGAGTTAGGCCCCTTGGACTGGGCTGAGGAAGCCAGGGTGTGTCAGGGGGGAGCAGAAGTTGCCCCCTGGCACCTTCCTCCGTGCTAGGCACTGGGCAGGGAAGGtgtggggagcagagagagagagcgagcctGGCCCTGCCTGGAGGACGCACATGCAGAGGGGAGGAGCCAACCCCAGACACACAGGGACATCGCCCGTCCGGACTTGACCCCCGAGCATCCTGCTGACTTGTCTAACTGGGGGATTCCAGGGCTCCGGCCTCCCTTCAGCTCACAGCTGCTGTTGAGTGCAGGGCCTTGGTCCAGTCCCCGCCTTCCCAGCGCTCTGCCCGGGCAGTGCAGAGTTGGGGGCTCTGAGAGGACGCCTGCTGGCACCAGGGGGGCCCAGCCCCCCAGCATCTCCCCATCTCCTGGTCCTGCCCTGCTTAGCAGAAGCTGGTCCTGGAGCTTCGGGGAGGTCACTCAGATGCTGGGCCGGGGCGACAGCACAGCTGGCCTCAGGGCTCACAGCCCATTGCCAGGTAGGACAGAGGTCCAGAGCGGAATGCAGGACAGCGGGTGATGTCAAAGGTGAACTGTCCTCTGAGCCCTGGAGATGGATCTGCGGCGCAGGTGAGTCTGGGAGAGCGCTCACCACGGCCCCACCCCTGACAGGTGTCCAGGTTGGCGGGGGGCAGCCTGGGGCTTGGCAGTAGCCCCCGCCCACTGCACCATCCTCTCCTCGCCCCCTCGGGCAACTCCCAGGAGGCCCAGGGATGGCTGGTTCTGGACACTCCCAGGCCACCAGGACTTTGGCTTCAGCTCCTCTCAGGTCACCCACCTTCCCCAGGAAGAGTGACCTGCAATTGGCATTGATATGACAGAGGCAAGAAAAGTGTCTCACCGGAGATCCAGCCGGCCACAAACTCCTCCGCGGGCATGTCTGGCAGGGGCGGGCACAGATGGCTCCAGCAGAGGAGACGCTGGTGAAAGTGTAATTCCACCCTCCCCGGACCCTGGACTGATAATCTGCTACTAATGTTTAACCCTGGGTGAGGGCCGGGTGCCAAGACCTCAGGGGACCAGGATGGGGAGCCAACCAGCTCTAGAGATGTGCAGAGTGTGAGATCTCACGGGGCAGGGAGGATGGCCCACCGTGGCCTGAGCCCCCTGACAGCCAGCGAGGGCCTCGTGGTATGACCAGGCCCGGCAGCCAGGCTTGGGCCTTGGGGGCATCCCTCCGGGGCTGCCTCAGTGTACAAGGATTTAAGGAGCCCCCCTCCCTTGGCCCAACTCCTGTTCATCCCCCAGCCCTGCACAGCAGGCTGCTCACCCCAGCTTGGGTAGGTGGGGGCTGGCCACCAGGAACCAGGCCCAGCCAAGAGGAGTGACTCACCAGGGCCGGAAGCCGCCTTCTCCGAGGGTTGTTTACCACTGACTCCACAGCATGTGTCAGAAACAGCCccccttgccttctcctcctggagCCTCTTTCCCAGGGGAGAGCTAGGGACATGTTGTATAAAGGATGGTGTGTCTCTCTGCCTGGGGTGACCAAGCTATGATGCCCACTTCTCTGAGGACAACAACTCAAGCCAACAGGCCAGGGACCGGAATCCCTGtcttcctctctgcttccttAAACCTACTTCCCCTGCTGCCAGCTCACTAAACGAAAGGTTACTCCAGTCACCCTCTTGCTCTGTTATGAGCTaagccatgctaagtcacttttgtcgtgtccgactctttgtgaccccacgaactgtagccggccaggcttctctgttcatggggttttccagacaagagtattggagtgggttgccatttcctcctccaggggatcttcccaaccagggatcaaaccagcatctcttagttctcctgcattggcaggcaggttctttaccactagggccacccgggaagccccaaaacacacATGCTTTGTTTTGAAAATGCTATTTTGTATCATTTGAAAATGTGTTGCCTCTTGGCCTTACACctggaaactaacacagcattgtaaatcaactgtgttaCTGTTGCTCTGTCCCTAAGAcctgtcccattctttgcgaccccatggactgcagcacgccaggcttccctgcccttcactatctcctggagtttgctcaaagtcatgttcattgagtccatgaagccgtccagccatctcattctctgtcacccctttctcttcctgccctcaatcttactgagcatcaaggtcttttccaataaataaaCGATACTTcgacttaaaaaattttgttgCCTCTTTTTATAAATCAGATGATTGCTCATAGGTTGTGTTTTCTATAAGTGTCTGGTACTTTGATTTTTCCTACTCTGTCATCTCTCTCTGCCCCACAAGGGGAGACATGTACATGGAGTGAAAGATGCACAGGGTTTGGCATCTTCTAAACTGagttccaatgccaaagaatgctcagactaccgcacaattgcactcatctcacacgctagtaaagtaatgctcaaaattctccaagccaggcttcagcaatatgtgaaccgtgaacttcctgatgttcaagctggttttagaaaaggcagaggaaccagagatcaaattgccaacatccgctggatcatggaaaaagcaagagagttccagaaaaacatctatttctgctttattgactatgccaaagcctttgactgtgtggatcacaataaactgtggaaaattcttcaagagatgggaataccagaccacctgacctgcctcttgataaatctgtatgcaggtcaggaagcaacagttagaactggacatggaacaacagactggttccaaataggaaaaggagtatgtcaaggctgtatattgtcaccctgcttatttaacttatatgcagagtacatcatgagaaacgctggactggaggaaacacaagctggaatcaagattgcggggagaaatatcaataacctcagatatgcagatgacaccacccttatggcagaaagtgaagaggaactgaaaagcctcttgatgaaagtaaaagaggagagtgaaaaagttggcttaaagctcaacattcagaaaacgaagatcatggcatctggtcccatcacttcatgggaaatagatggggaaacagtggaaacagtgtcagactttattttttgggctccaaaatcactgcagatggtgactgcagccatgaaattaaaagacgcttactccttggaaggaaagttatgaccaacctagatagcgtattcaaaagcagagacattactttgccaacaaaggttcgtctagtcaaggctatggtttttcctatggtcatgtatggatgtgagagttggactgtgaagatggctgagcaccaaagaattgatgcttttgaactgtgatgttggagaagattcttgagagtcccttggactgcaaggagatccaaccagtccattctgaaggagatcagccctgggatttctttggaaggaatgatgctaaagctgaaactccagtactttggccacctcatgtgaagagttgactcattggaaaagactctgatgctgggagggattgggggcaggaggagaaggggacgatagaggatgagatggctggatggcatcactgactcgatggacgtgagtctgggtgaactccgtgagttggtgatggacagggaggcctggcgtgctgcgattcatggggtcgcaaagagtcggacacgactgagtgactgatctgatctgatctgaaactgaGTTCCAGTCTCAGCTGCCCCGGCCAGCAAGGTGATCTGGTCAGGCATGTGCTTTTTGAGGCTCTCTTGTCCCATGTCATCTGGGAGGCTTGGGGGGCCATcaaaggggctttccaggtattGGTGTTGTCTACAAAAATAATCAACAACAATCTGCAATAAGAAttgaaaagagttttatttgagtCAAACTGAAGACTATGCCCCAGAAGACAGCCTCAGATAACCCTGAGGAACAGCTCTGGAGAAGCATGGTTTTCAGCACAGTTTTATGTCTGATCagaacaaagatccgtctagtcaaagctatggtttttccagtagtcatgtatggatgtgagagttggaccataaagaaagctgagcgccgaagaattgtgcttttgaactatggtgttggagaagacacctgagtcccttggacagcaaggaagtccaaccagtcaatcctagaggaaatcaaccctggatattcattggaaggactgatgctgaagctgaaactccaatactttggccacctgatgtaaagaaccgacttattggaatagaccctgatgctgggaaagattgaaggcaagaggagaaggggaagacagaggataagatggttggatggcatcactgactgaatggacgtgagtttgagcaaactctgggagatagtgagcgacagagaagcctgtcttCTGCCCCGCTGGACTGCTCTGCTGCacttcatgaggtcgcaaagagtcaggcaagacttagtgactgaacaacaaggacaaGGACAAAGAACATCAAGCGAATCAGTGATATATTCCTtcaaagtttcagaaaaacaaatcagCACAAACACGGCAAGGCAGTATGGCCTTGGTGCCTGGGAAGGGTGTCATCACTGAGGGAGCACCTGTGTTGGTGTCCCAGGAAGAGGGGcagttcatctttatttttaagatggacattctttttttttgtttttttttccggCTGcccagtatgtgggatcttagttccctgatcagggatcgaaaccacgtcccctgcagtggaagcccagagtcttaactgctagactgccagggaagtcccttaacatGGATGTTCTTTACTTCTGGTCAATAATTAAAGCCGATCTACAGTGTATGTTTGATAGGCCACAAACAGGCTGTTTTAGTTAGCATCAAATTCAAGTTAACTCATGTATAAGCCAGAGTGACTCCCCCACACCTCAGTAAGTGAACATTCCTTTTGTCAGTGTCCCCGTTCAGGACCACATCATGCAGGATCATGTTTCTGATTGTCTGTTAATCTCACATGTATTCCTATGAGGTATGCCCGGATGCAGGCAAGGTGCTGACTGCAAGTTTGGCTGCAAGCCCGGAGGAATATGGCATTAGGAGAGCATGGGGGCACTCCAATGGAACACGGGCTTCACATTGACAAACATGAAATATTCTCTCCGATTTCTATTCTCAGGAATGTTGGGCAATTGGGGCCTTGGGGTGGAGgttgaggagaaaggggtcttCTCTCAAGGGCACGGAGACCTCAGGCTCAGGTGTCACTGCTCAGAGAAAGCTGTGATGGCCCCAAAGCAGCCCCAACCCCTGGAATTGCCTGGACACCTCCCTTTCTCTCTACCTCACCACCTTTCCATGAGGAAACGTATTCATAGTACCTCCAAAACAGACCCCTGAATCCAATCTCTTGCCGGCTCCCCCATTGCTTCTGCCCTGGCCCCAGACCACTATCACAGCCACTTGAATACCTCCCCGCAGCTGGCCTCTCTGCCCCCGCCCCATCCCTTCCACTTCCCCTtcctgcc
Proteins encoded:
- the SLC25A45 gene encoding solute carrier family 25 member 45 isoform X1; translated protein: MPAEEFVAGWISGALGLVLGHPFDTVKVRLQTQTTYRGIVDCMVKTYRHESLLGFFKGMSFPIASIAVVNSVLFGVYSNALLALTATSHQERRAQPPSYTHVFIAGCTGGFLQAYCLAPFDLIKVRLQNQTEPRAKPGSPPPRYRGPMHCAASIFQAEGPRGLFRGAWALTLRDTPTLGIYFVTYEWLCRQFTPDGQTPSSGTVLVAGGFAGITSWVAATPLDVIKSRMQMAGLKQRAYGGLLDCMVSSARQEGLGVFFRGLTINSARAFPVNAVTFLSYEHLLLSWG
- the SLC25A45 gene encoding solute carrier family 25 member 45 isoform X2, giving the protein MVKTYRHESLLGFFKGMSFPIASIAVVNSVLFGVYSNALLALTATSHQERRAQPPSYTHVFIAGCTGGFLQAYCLAPFDLIKVRLQNQTEPRAKPGSPPPRYRGPMHCAASIFQAEGPRGLFRGAWALTLRDTPTLGIYFVTYEWLCRQFTPDGQTPSSGTVLVAGGFAGITSWVAATPLDVIKSRMQMAGLKQRAYGGLLDCMVSSARQEGLGVFFRGLTINSARAFPVNAVTFLSYEHLLLSWG